The following are from one region of the Bacillota bacterium genome:
- the scfB gene encoding thioether cross-link-forming SCIFF peptide maturase, which yields MDVSGQVHVFKCLDTYLALDVESGSLHEIDELMAELLALYPKKSKPEIWAALAPKYGPADVAAACGEVEAAQAEGTLFTPPAVTHWVPSGPPVLKALCLHVAHDCNLRCRYCFGDSGEFGGMRQLMSAEVAVAAVDLLLQHSGQRPLCEIDFFGGEPLLNLPVVRETIAYARQEGQKQGKTFKFTLTTNGVLLTDAVRRELTALGVSLVLSLDGRPEVHDYMRPFPHGQGSYARLVPRILAAVAADPDGDWWVRGTFTRHNRDFAADAEHLLELGIRRFSLEPVVAPPSAAYALTEADLPELKAEYERLTRLYQQEAAAGRPFKFFHFEIDLDHGPCLAKRFTGCGAGHEYFAVAPSGDLYPCHQFVGRSGYKQGTVTTGIVRTDLVQEFRRTTLLTKDQCRSCFARYFCGGGCHANAELFSGRIHQPYQLGCELERKRVECALYLHLAGGRISSPADRID from the coding sequence CCGGAGATCTGGGCAGCCCTAGCGCCCAAGTATGGTCCGGCAGACGTGGCGGCTGCCTGCGGCGAAGTGGAGGCGGCCCAGGCGGAAGGGACTTTGTTCACGCCGCCGGCAGTAACCCATTGGGTGCCCTCAGGGCCGCCGGTGCTGAAAGCTTTGTGCTTGCACGTGGCTCACGACTGCAACCTGCGCTGTCGGTATTGTTTCGGCGACAGCGGCGAGTTCGGCGGCATGCGCCAGCTGATGTCGGCGGAAGTGGCGGTGGCGGCTGTTGATTTGCTGCTCCAACATTCCGGCCAGCGGCCGCTTTGTGAGATTGATTTTTTCGGCGGTGAGCCGCTCCTTAATTTACCGGTGGTAAGGGAGACCATCGCCTATGCCCGCCAGGAAGGCCAGAAGCAGGGTAAGACCTTTAAGTTTACCCTCACTACCAACGGCGTTTTACTTACCGACGCTGTGCGCCGGGAGTTGACTGCTTTGGGGGTGTCTTTGGTCCTCAGTCTCGATGGGCGGCCGGAGGTTCACGACTACATGCGTCCGTTTCCCCATGGGCAGGGGTCCTACGCCCGGCTGGTGCCCCGAATCTTGGCGGCTGTAGCTGCCGACCCGGACGGGGACTGGTGGGTCAGAGGGACGTTTACCCGGCATAACCGGGATTTTGCTGCCGATGCAGAGCATCTGCTGGAGCTGGGTATCCGGCGTTTTTCCCTGGAGCCGGTGGTGGCGCCACCGTCGGCAGCCTATGCCTTAACCGAAGCTGACTTACCGGAGCTTAAAGCTGAATACGAGCGCCTGACCCGGTTGTACCAGCAGGAGGCTGCTGCCGGCCGGCCCTTTAAGTTCTTTCACTTTGAAATCGATCTGGACCACGGGCCCTGCTTGGCCAAACGCTTTACCGGCTGCGGCGCCGGTCATGAGTATTTTGCCGTGGCTCCGAGCGGGGATTTATATCCCTGCCATCAGTTCGTGGGGCGTAGCGGCTATAAACAAGGAACTGTGACCACCGGTATTGTCCGGACCGATCTGGTGCAGGAATTTCGCCGCACCACCCTGCTGACCAAGGACCAGTGCCGATCGTGTTTCGCCCGTTATTTCTGTGGCGGCGGCTGCCATGCCAACGCGGAGCTTTTTTCCGGCCGGATTCACCAGCCGTACCAATTGGGCTGCGAACTGGAGCGAAAACGGGTGGAATGTGCCTTGTATTTACACCTGGCCGGCGGCAGGATTTCCAGCCCAGCGGACAGAATAGACTAA